In the genome of Microcoleus vaginatus PCC 9802, the window CGCCTGGATTCGATTGGCAGAGGTGGCATTGGTAGGCATGGCTTATGTATATTTTTATAAGCTTACTGGGAATAAAATTAAGGAGTGGCAATTCAGTTGGGAGCGGTGTAAGGAACTGCTATCGGAGAGTTGGCCGATAATTTTGTCGGGATTGGCAATTTATCTGTACTCAAAAACCGATCAGATCATGCTCGGTGCGATGAATAAAAATGCTGAACTGGGCTATTATGCGGCCGCTGTTAAAATTTCGGAAATCTGCGATTTCTTGCCAATGATTTTATCAAGCTCTATTTTTCCCAAACTAGCGAATTTGAGAAAGACAAATTATGAAGAATATCTAAATAAGTTTCAAATTTACTCGGATATTATGATATTTTTATGGTTGGGAGTGGCCATACCGATATCATTACTTTCTCCATGGATAGTGCATCTGCTTTACGGGGAGAAATATGCGAAGTCAGCAGCGGTACTGGCTCTCTATGTTTGGGCGCAATTTGGTAGTAACTTTGGAGTAGCACGGAGCACATATTTGAACATAGAAGGTCAGTTACGCTACGGTCTTTACTTGACTGTAGTCGGATCTATTCTAAATGTAGGGTTGAACTTTTGGTTGATTCCTAAGTATGGAGCTTTTGGAGCAACGGCGGCTACTCTGATAACTTATTTTTACGTGATTATATTAGTCAACTTCTTAATTAAGGAATTGCGGCCTTTTAGCACTTTCATCTGGCGATCCTTTAACTTATACAAGGCGGCTGGTAGAATCAGAGGATTAGTAAAGTGATTCAAATTAAACCTAAAATCGAACAGCGCTCGAATTGCCCCTATTGCGACACGGAACTCAATGCCAAAAAAATTTTGT includes:
- a CDS encoding flippase, translated to MLDKLTAVSQRLAPSLRQVLSNIAWLFTDQILQMGLGLFVGLWVARYLGPTQFGLLNYALAFVSLFSSVATMGLGTLVVRNIARDPECKNETLGTAFGLQFTGGCITLVLSVTVIALLKPNDTLTRWLVGIIAAGTIFNAFEAINFWFQSQIQSKYTVLAKNSVCFLVAAVRIGLVTIKAPLLAFAWIRLAEVALVGMAYVYFYKLTGNKIKEWQFSWERCKELLSESWPIILSGLAIYLYSKTDQIMLGAMNKNAELGYYAAAVKISEICDFLPMILSSSIFPKLANLRKTNYEEYLNKFQIYSDIMIFLWLGVAIPISLLSPWIVHLLYGEKYAKSAAVLALYVWAQFGSNFGVARSTYLNIEGQLRYGLYLTVVGSILNVGLNFWLIPKYGAFGATAATLITYFYVIILVNFLIKELRPFSTFIWRSFNLYKAAGRIRGLVK